gggaggatcacttggccagggaggcagaggttgccgtgagctgagatggcgccagtGCACGCTAAGGGCATCCTAGACCTCAGtttggacaacagagccagaccctgtctcaaaacaacaacaaacaaaaaacctggggACCTAGGATGTCTTTAAGGGCCCTTTAGCCTCTAACAGTACTTAAACCAATTAAAAGACTCGTGTTAGTTACCTCCCCACCTCTCCACCCGCAGGATGCTCCCTGATGAGCAGCTAGCTGGCTATCAGCTGTGGATCACCAAGATTGCGTGGAGTGGGGCTGAGCTGACCAAGGGGGATGAGGGCCAGGGCCTGCAGGGAGGGGGCAGAGCCACTCACCTAACAATAGCTGTAGTGTGTAAAAGATGCAACCGAATATGCTGTTGGATTGATTGAGGATGCTGTCCGGTCCCAGCACATGCTCCACCAGCCCGAAGCCCTTGCCCCACCTGGCAGAGGGGTGGTGTGTGGGGGGGTGGAACCAGGTTAGGAATGTCAACCTAGTGCCTTGGACCCTACCCGGGAAAGGTGATTTCCAAGAAGCCACCTGGGTTATCCTCTGTTCCCCACCTCCTATCCTAGTCCAAGGGTTGATAACCTCCAGTCAGCGGACACCTTTGGCCACGTCAGGATTCCATGTCACTGACCCtatcctcccctctccccacaccaGGCCCGGACGTGGCTACTCCAAAGGCCCTGCTTTTCATCTAGACCttaagtaattcttttttttttttttttgagacagagtctcactctgtggcccatgctggagtgcagtggcgtgatctcagctcactgaaacctccgcctctcgggttcaagcgattctcctgccttagacccccaagtagctgggattacaggagcctgccataGCGCagggctaatttttctatttttggtacagacaggctttcaccatgttggccaggctggtaaactgacttcaagtgatccagccgcctcggcctcccaaagtgctgggattacaggagtgagccaccgcgcccggcccttaagTAATTCTTAAAATGTCAAGGCTGGTATAACGGTTCACTCGGTTTTGCATCAGAGACTGGGAGTCGGTAGCAGATTATCTTTGCCCTGGACCCCAGAATCTCCAGCTCCCTGGCCACTCACTCGCCTCCTCGGTATTCCGTCATTATGCTAACGCCTGGCCATCACGCACAGCTAGACCAGGCCACCTTGTTCCCGGGCGCAGCCATCGCCAACCCCCCTTCACCTGCGCGCTGTCCTTGAGACCATCGTCAATCTCTGCCGCCATCCTGCCTCCCCGCCTTTCCGGTCACCGTTATTCCTTGGCATCCAACTCACGTGCGAGTCCCCAGAATAATCCCAGTCCCCAGCACTGTCTGGTCCCTTGCCTCGCACTCTTATCTCGAACACCAGTATCTCTGGGTAGCTCAGCCCCCGTGCAACGACCCCGCGAGCAGTCCAGCCCCTTGTCCGTTCCCTGGGCACACTGATCCCAGACTCCAGAATAATCATCTGGCAATCTGGCCGCCCTGCTCCGAGGCCCCATGCCTCCCACTCCCGTGCACACCTGGAGGAGAAGACGCGGGAACAGCTGATGGCGGTGCCCACGTCGCAGAGCGCGCGGTAATCCCTGTCCCGGGCGCGCGCCGCCTTCACGTGCAGCGCGTAGAGCGAAAGCACTAGGCCCGCCAAGCAAAGAGCGAGCCGCACCCAGCCAGGGCTCCCCCAGGTGCTGCCCATTATCTCCAGGTCCCGCTCGAGGCTCCAGCAGAGAAAACGAGCCACGGAgcaggggcggggcggggcggggaatGGCCACGCCCCTCCTGCCCCTCTGACTTGGCGATTGGCCGGCCGGGTTCGCACTCCGTGACCCAAACGCCTGTTCCCGGGATCTAGTCAGGCGAGAGAGTTAGGAAAACAGCTAGGAATGCCCCGACCGGTGAGGCGGGTAAGAGACGTGCGGAATCGCGGCCCCAGCGGCTGCCAGGCATGATGGGAGTTGTAGTCGGGGCGGCTGCAAGGCGTCAAGGGAAATGACGTCTCCAGagatttaaaaactgttttggccgggcgcggtgactcacgcctgtaatcccaacactttgggaggtcgaggctggcggattatctgaggtcaggagttcgagaccagcctcgccaacatggtgaaaccccgtctctactaaa
The genomic region above belongs to Piliocolobus tephrosceles isolate RC106 chromosome 17, ASM277652v3, whole genome shotgun sequence and contains:
- the VKORC1 gene encoding vitamin K epoxide reductase complex subunit 1 isoform X2; this translates as MGSTWGSPGWVRLALCLAGLVLSLYALHVKAARARDRDYRALCDVGTAISCSRVFSSRLPADALGLCPAAAELPGVSCWFCLPGLDPVLRAL
- the VKORC1 gene encoding vitamin K epoxide reductase complex subunit 1 isoform X1, with amino-acid sequence MGSTWGSPGWVRLALCLAGLVLSLYALHVKAARARDRDYRALCDVGTAISCSRVFSSRWGKGFGLVEHVLGPDSILNQSNSIFGCIFYTLQLLLGCLRTRWASVLLLLSSLVSLAGSVYLAWILFFVLYDFCIVCITTYAINVGLMWLSFRKVQEPQGKAKRH